The genomic region ACGCTCACCACCGGAAAGCGACTTCACGGGTGAGCGTGAGCGTTCGGGTGCAAACAGGAAATCTTCCAGATAACTAATGACGTGTTTGCGCTCACCGCCGATCTCGACGTAATCTCCACCCTGGCTAATGGTATAGGCAACGGTCGCTTCTTCGTCGAGCTGAGTGCGAAACTGATCGAAATAAGCTACGGAAAGCTTGGTACCCAATTTTACCTGGCCGCTATCCGGTTCGATCTCGCCCAGTATCAATTTGATCAAGGTCGTCTTGCCAATCCCGTTGGGCCCAACCAGTCCCACTTTATCGCCGCGCTGTATCACTCCGGAGAAATCCTTGATCAGCATGCGCCCCCCGTAGGATTTGCTGACATGCTCCAGCTCGGCCACACGCTTACCCGATTTCTCTCCGCTGTCGACATTCAGATTGACCTGCCCCAGATGATTACGCCGTTCGCTACGCGTGATGCGCAGCTGTTCCAGGCGCCGTACCCGGCCCTCGTTTCGCGTGCGCCGAGCCTGGACGCCTTTGCGTATCCACACCTCTTCCTGTGCCAGAAACTTGTCGAATTTGGCCTGCTCTACCGCTTCAATCGCCAACTGCTCAGCCTTGAGTCGCTGATAATCGGAGAAATTCCCCTCGAAGCTGCGCAACTTGCCACGATCCAGCTCTATGATCTGTTGCGAGATATTGTCCAGAAAACGCCGGTCGTGGGTAATCACCACTACGCTGCCGGCGTAATTGCGGATCAGCTCTTCCAGCCACTCGATCGAAGTCAGATCCAGGTGGTTAGTCGGCTCATCCAGCAACAGCAAATCCGGCTCCGCCACCAGAGCACGGGCAAGTGCCACGCGCTTCTTCAATCCGCCGGACAAGGTACCGATCAACACATCCTCAGGCAAATTCAATTTGGTCAACGCTGTTTCCACTCGCGCCTGCAAATTCCAGCCATCATGCGCTTCGAGAGCAGTTTGCAAGGTTTGCATCTGCGCCATCAGCGTATCGAAATCCGCATCCGGCTCACCCATTTTATGGGTAACCTCATGGTAGTCCAGCAATAGCTGGCTCACCTCGCCAAGTCCTTGCGCTACCGCCTCGTAAACCGTATGTTCGGCATCCAGCGCCGGCTCCTGCGGCACATAGCCCAATTTGATGCCCGGCTGGCGCCATACGACACCATCGTCTGGCGGAATATCGCCCGCCAGTACTTTCAACAGACTCGACTTACCCGCACCGTTGCGGCCAATCAATCCAATATGTACACCAGGTTCTATTACCCAGCTAGCTCGATCCAGTAAAGCAAAATGACCAAACGCCAGTGAAGCATTTTCTATCGTCAATAACGGCATAAAAACAATCTATGAATTAAAAATTAACACTGTTGAGATGTTCAGCAACACCCATATTCGCCAGTTCGTCGGCACGTTCGTTACCGGGATGACCATTATGTCCCTTGACCCAGAACC from Sulfuriferula sp. AH1 harbors:
- a CDS encoding ATP-binding cassette domain-containing protein, with protein sequence MPLLTIENASLAFGHFALLDRASWVIEPGVHIGLIGRNGAGKSSLLKVLAGDIPPDDGVVWRQPGIKLGYVPQEPALDAEHTVYEAVAQGLGEVSQLLLDYHEVTHKMGEPDADFDTLMAQMQTLQTALEAHDGWNLQARVETALTKLNLPEDVLIGTLSGGLKKRVALARALVAEPDLLLLDEPTNHLDLTSIEWLEELIRNYAGSVVVITHDRRFLDNISQQIIELDRGKLRSFEGNFSDYQRLKAEQLAIEAVEQAKFDKFLAQEEVWIRKGVQARRTRNEGRVRRLEQLRITRSERRNHLGQVNLNVDSGEKSGKRVAELEHVSKSYGGRMLIKDFSGVIQRGDKVGLVGPNGIGKTTLIKLILGEIEPDSGQVKLGTKLSVAYFDQFRTQLDEEATVAYTISQGGDYVEIGGERKHVISYLEDFLFAPERSRSPVKSLSGGERNRLLLARLFTRPANILVLDEPTNDLDIDTLELLEELLQDYPGTVLLVSHDRTFLDNVVTQVIAFEGDGVLREYAGGYEDWLMQRPRGKANATNATAIPRKTEPAKPEPAQPGSGKAKLSWKENQELSALPDRIQALEAEQTSITEQLADVNLYTNNLQQVADLQKKFEAIDAELVDALGRWETLEAKAKS